AGCTTCCGAAGTCACCTTATGCTGCTCCATCATCAGTCTCCTTGGAGCAATGAGACTGTGGTGTCACtcagttgtttcttttcagctgtAGAAACTGACTGTTTGGATTGAGAAGAATGTTCTGTAAGAGTGGAGGCGTGTTAAAATATGTTCATAAAACCTCATAACCAGAAGCAAAACTACTCTGCTTCTTTGGCTTGAACTGACAAGAATAAGTAGCTTCATTATTAAGCATTATTATTCTTTCTAGTGAATACTTTTGCCCATAATCAGTGATGTTTGCATTTCTAGGCTGCCTTGCACCTCAGTGTTGAATTTATTCATTGTTTCACCCTTTTTGAAACATCGGACTTTGTGAGATGACCAGAATGTGAATATAGCTATTTCCTTGTAGCTTACTGCATAATATGTGGAAGTTGGTCAGTACTGAAATGCCCAAGCAGAGGAGTGATGGGGAAATACTCtcatgtttttaaacagaaaataatctggAGTTTAAAATCATCTCTGCAAGCACCAGGGATTTACTGAAAACCTATCTGTGGGTTTGTGAATTGGCATGATCACACGCTGTTGTTCTCCAGGTTATCATTTCCCAGTGTCTGCTTTCTCTGGGGGATGCTTTGTACACTCATCAGCTTCCGACTCTAGCAGTTTCCATGTTTTAGCTTTAGCAGCAGCCACGTGAAATGCAAGTTGGCCACATATGTCCTTCAAGGATCGTATAGTAGTGGTTTGGAGCCCAGATCACCAACCTGTAAACAATACCCCCTTGTGTCCATCAGCTCAGGCTTGAGGGGACTGATTAAATTTCAATCCTTTTGTTTGCAGCCAGCTCCTGGCAGCGTTCCGTcgcctgagcagcagcagatgctctgcAGCCAGCTTGAGAGGATCCACACACTGTTCAGGCGCCAGCTGGGGATCCCACTGTTAGGTGAGAGCCTGCGTGCTTGGGGGAGTTGGCGTGGATAAACTGTATTATGGCAAAGTAGGCATGAATTGTGATTATTCTTTTGGTAGAGCCATACAAGTTGCAGCTGTGGGATTTGAGTATTCATGGGTCAATTATGTTTGCCTGTCTTTAGGGTCCCTTGAATGATGTACATTTCCCATTTGTTCAGAAATATTCGTAGTCGTTGAAACTTGGTTTATCTGTTTCCATGGTGTGTAGTTTGAGGTCATTCAGGCTGTTTAAAGTACAGGTAATTAGCACAAAGCGTGACCCTTAGGAGCTAGGAGTTCAGCTGAGAAGCTCACTGTGTAAAAGCATTGACTGACAGGTAAATGATACATGCTGACAGCTGGATTGATAGTCCTGCTGTATCAGTTTCATACTTCAAACTCCTCGAGTcccttttcttgcttctttatCTGCATACAGGAAAAAGGTCttaaacttctttattttcccattgaAAGAATCCAGGTTGGTTTCTTCTTGCAACTTTgattttgtaaaggaaaagctAATGATTATGAACAAGTTGTCCTAAGTTTTTGTTCAGATTACACCTATAAGTTGAACCATTTAGTTATATGGTAGTCTGACAGGTAAGGAATAAAACTATAAACAGAAACATGAACACGTTAGAATCAAGCAGAGATTGAATTCCGATTATTTAGTCTGTTGAGTGCATTAGTGATGGGatttaatgtcttttttaaCAGATATGGACACTTCTTATGCTGAGTATGAGGAATGGTCCGAAGATCCAATACCAGAAACAACAATAAAGAGCTACAAAAAGGCTCTACAGCAATTGGAGAAGTGTAAACCATACGAGGAGGCACTGGTAATGTTGTTAATATTCCTTTTAAATTAAGAATGAAATCAAAAGCTGGAATGTAGTTCCCAGCACTAAAACTGACAAAGCTGTTGAAATTTAGAGGTTAAGTTCAGGTTTGGAATGTTGTGCAGGACCTACTGAGTCAGTTGAGCTGTTCGAAGCATGTTTTGTTTAGAAGACTTCTGTGTTTCATGTCCTATAGCTGGGTGCTGAACCACCGAAGCTCGCAGAATACCAGGCTTACATtgactttgaaatgaaagctgGTGATCCAGCTCGCATTCAGTTGATCTACGAGAGGGCTTTGGCTGAGAACTGCCTTGTACCTGACCTGTGGGCACGCTACAATCAGTATTTggtaaggaagggaaaaataaaggttttattttccttgtggGTTATTGTGAATGTCTTCACCAGATTTAACATGGCACAGAGTTATTGTTattctgctcctcctttctgtttttaggGCGGTCACTGAGTTCCTATGTATGTAGAATCTAAAATACCAGTCCTGTCTTTagattttcaaatataaaatctatatatatatttttaacgtgttagcttttttttttaagctgataTTTGTCTTGGATGGGCTTTTTATCAAACAGGAGTTTAAAAACTTTGGTGTGTGATTATTTCAGGACCGGCAGCTGAAAGTGAAAGAATTGGTTTTGTCTGCTCATGACCGTGCTGTCAGGAACTGTCCCTGGACAGTTGGGCTCTGGATTCAGTATCTTTTGGCAATGGAGAGGCACGGAGTTGATCACTGCATTATTTCTGGTAAGGAAAGATGATCTCAACAGCATTTCTTTACAGTGCAGTACTGCTTGCTGTGCTCTAAATGATGTGTGACCTGTAGAATTTGTTGCAGCCTTTCTGCAGCAGTCTTAAAACTGATGACATTTACAGTAGTGTGCTTCTAAGGCACAGCTGCGTTGGTTGAGCAGCTTCACTACTGAGCAAGTGCTTCATTTTAACTTTGCTTGAACGCTGCTGAATTAAACTGGCTTTACCTTGAATTTCTTAACTAATTCACTGTATGCAGGacttcttgtattttctttgtcgTATACTTTGAAATacaatggaaaaggaaatacatatttgcctggttgtttttttcctctgtttctttcagaCATGTTTGAAAAGGCTCTGAATGCAGGCTTTATTCAGGCAACTGACTATGTAGAAATCTGGCAGGCGTATCTTGATTACCTAAGAAGAAGGGTGGATTTTACACAAGGTATATACAATATGTTTGAGTATACATTTGTTTACTGCCACTATTTCAGATGTACAGaacttctattaaaaacaagcatATAGAAAAACACAAGTTTTTATTGTCCATAAAATATCAACTATTTTAGAGCAGCTCCTTGCTGAAGGAATAGACTGTGCTGTCACAAAAATGCCCTGATTTATATTTTAGCTACTTGATGGTCTTTGTTCCTTGTGTTAACTTTTGTTGCTGATTGTTTTTTAGTTTGCATATAGTGAGTTTTACTGAAGCAGTGAGTCGCATCTGTTTCATTTCCTGCCAAAATAAAGTCATCCATGAGTGTTAGTGAAGAGGCTTTAGGggataagaaatgaaaatggtaATATTaaggcatttctttctcttctctaaagACTCAAGTAAAGAACTTGAAGAGCTGCGATCTGCATTTGCACGTGCTGTGGAGTATCTGAAACAAGAAGTAGAAGAGCGTAAGTTAAATCATCCAATGTATTGCCGGCTTTgtttagaatatttttttcaagagcCATccacaaacagtatttttcttcccaggCTTCAGTGAAAGCGGAGATCCATCCTGTACCATCATGCAGAACTGGGCAAGGGTTGAGGTGATGCTTTTATCTCTTCTATTCTAATTGCTAGGCCAGAGGGAGTTTCTCTTCAAGCGTTGCAGGCAATCTTCTTGtactttgtcattttgtttctgtaacttCAGCAAGTAAATCTTTTCATTCCTGTACATAATGTAGCCTCAGGTTTGAGGGAGGACATCCAAGAGAGGTCAGCAGTATGTTAGAGAAAGTCGCCAGGGCTTTTAGAATGTCTGTACTGCTGTGACTGTGCTGCAGTACAGACATGCAAGTCCTTTGGTCAGCAGGCTAGCCATGGTAACTTGGAGCTGAATAATTAACTCTGAAAATTGCCTTGAATTCTCCCTAATTTAGTGCTGCCTACACAAACTAGTTTCAAATTAGTACTGGTATCAGTGTGCTGTATTAGGTACAATAATGAGtgaagtcagaaagaaaagttcAGAAACAATTATCTCCAGTGCTTTATAATGaccaaaatgaaattaaatatggGAGCCAAAAGCTGAGACTGATATAGCAGGTGGGCCCTAGAGGGGTTACTCAGTGATATAATAACCTTAGGTATTTACTTCTGTTTGCTGGGTTTGTGTACTTAGTGTTAGGTGGGTTGCGCTTTTATGTTTATGGGTTTTTGGGGGGTTCTTTGGCGGGTGGGGAGACGATGGGATGGCAGGGAGGGATGTGGTGTTGAACAAATAATCCTAAACTGTACTGAACATGTTGAGTACTGCTTTTCAGGCCCGCTTATGTAACAACATGCAGAAAGCCAGAGAGCTCTGGGACAACATTATGACTAAAGGGAATGCCAAATATGCTAACATGTGGCTGGAATATTATAACCTGGAAAGGTGAGAGCTTGGCTGAAGGGAACTGTGTGTGTAATTATATGTATGTCTGGTGTGCTCAGCACAGGTACACTTCATAGGGATTTATCATATGCCTTTGAGGTTATCAGAGAAGGTCTGTGGAGTATACTTTAGAAATATCGCAGCAACAAAGCGTAGCATGAGCTAGCTGGGAATGGAGGGGAAGGATTTACATGAAATGTAGTTAACAGTTCTGCTTTGCAGTCATCATGTAGAGCATTGGCTCCTTACTGTTGTGTTTTCTACACTGCAGAGCTCATGGTgacacccagcactgcaggaaggccTTGCATCGAGCAGTGCAATGCACAAGTGACTATCCAGAGCATGTCTGCGAGGTGCTGCTCACACTGGAAAGGATAGAAGGTAACAAACTGCACgtcatttcattttacagcGTAGTCAGTGTACAGTGACAGTGAGcctgtttcctttctctggaCTGATTGAGAGCCAGCTGAAACTGGTTGgatttttccattcatttctgaatgatAAATGGGAGGTTTCTGCTCCGCTtagatgttgttttctttgaagtctattcatttttatttagaattGTCATTTATAATGACAGAATTCAGTGGTTCTTATTTTTCTAGAATGGTGTTTCCAATTTATGGGAAGGTTAAATAcaaggctgtttgtttttgtgattcTTTTAGGAACATTGGAAGACTGGGATGCAGCTGTTcaaaaaacagagaacagaTTAGCTCGTGTTAATGAACAGAGAGCAAAGGTCAGAACTTTGTGAGCTACGTTAGCAGTTTATTGGAAATACCTAACCATGAATGTCAGGTTTCTAACGTTGTTTCACATAGATAAGCCCAAATTGTCTTAAAGCTTCAGAACTAttgattttcactttaaaatgtgattaactttttttttttaatctctcacCTTTTTGTGTTTGGATGAATACAAGAATAAGACGAGCGCTCTGGGAAAGCTATAGGAGTAGACAATTGAGATGTGCTTTCAATGATGATCCTATTAGTTTGTGTAATGTAGCTTAGGAGAAAACATTTGAGTTgagtgagggggaaaaaaaacccaaacagaaaaagatagCGTATGAGAATGCTGTGCAATCTGCAGTCAcctaaaaaaaatcttacatgTTCTTAGGCTGCTGAGAAAGAAGCTGCTCTGGCaaggctggaggaggagaaagctGAGCAACGAAAGCAATCTCGAGCTGAAAAGAAGGCTTCcaaaaaggctaaaaaaaatAGGATTGGAGAAAAGCGCAAAGCAGATGACGATGATGAGGGTGAATGGGgacaagaagaggaagaaggtaAGAGATGAGCATCAGACTTTTGGTAACAGGCGTTACCAGGTGTCTGCCTGCAGTTAAAGGCAGATGGGGAGGTGCCATCACTGCCCTTAGAGCTGCTGTCTTTTGAGCAGCTCTTTTTCCAAGGAAATCTTCATTGTGTTACAAAGTGAAAGCAAGACTAAATGCTTTTTGGCCAGAAGTgaatgcttaaaagaaaaaacaaactattacagattttaaaagatttttttatatttcagatAAATACTGTGTTGATTTTTAATGATTTAACTCATCAAATGATGCAGTCATCAATCCAAATTGGGTTGCTCAGTTGTGTGGCAGTCTCTTGGAATGTGATAATgagatttttatatatatatatatatatatatatatgtatgtatttaataaAGATCCTCTTAGACAAAGAGAATATGAGTCAGTCACTGTAACAGCAAAAATTACATTGGTGCTTCCATTTAAGTCCTTGCTGTCTTGGTCAAGTAATAAGCTATTGATAAGAACCAGAGGGGAGGTTTCTGTTTTGTCGGTAGGATCTGTCATTGTGTTCTTAATTTCATTCATATTTGCTATTTCCAGATTCCACATTGGTAATGGAGGACAAACTTAATTTGAGTGGGAAGTGAAATGGTGTAACTTTTCTATTAAGGCTTTCAATTCCATTCATCTGCAGAGCAACCCAGCAAGAGACATAAGGGAGATGGTGATGGTTTGCTTCTTGAAGAAGACATGGAGTTAGAAACTGGGCTGTTTGGAAGAAGTGGACCTGAGAAACCAGACCATCCCAcaaaccagaaggaaaagccATCCACCAGCCGAAAAGACGTCCCAAAAGTTCTGCATGACAGCAGTAAAGATAACATTACCGTCTTTGTCAGCAACCTTTCCTACAACATGACAGATCCTGAAGTGAAACTGAAAGAGCTCTTTGAGAGCTGTGGGGAGGTAGCACAAATCCGTCCAGTATTCAGCAACAAGGGTACTTTCCGGGGCTATTGCTACGTAGAGTTCAAGGATGAGAAgtctgttctccaggctcttAGCTTGGATCGTAAAGTTGTGGAGGGAAGACCCATGTTTGTTTCTCCTTGTATTGACAAGAACAAGAATCCAGACTTTAAGGTAAACTTTAATTCTTTCAATAGTATGTTGAATATGTTGGAATAAGGAGTAAATTGAACAGTGGGACCTGGCTTCCTAATTGAGCATCATTGTGTATCTGTCAGGGTCTTTAATgggttgttgttgcttttaatcacagaaatgtAACCTCAAACACTTGAGTACTTTATAGTAGGTTGAAATTCCCTTTGTTTCTAACTGATTTGAGAACTTAACAgccttttaatttcttcaggTGTTCAGGTATAGTACCACACTGGAGAAACACAAACTGTTTATATCTGGTTTGCCATTTTCCTGCACTAAGGAAGAACTGGAAGATATATGTAAAGCCCATGGGAATGTGAAAGACATTAGGCTGGTCACCAACCGAGCTGGAAAACCCAAGGTAGGCATCGTTAATGCActcttaatttcaattaaatcTTTCAAAAAGAAACTCTTCGTAAGATCTGGATACAAAAAGTAGGTCATATAACTTAATGCAAATACCTTGAATAATTATTGTTGTCAGCCTTTGTACAACCCAGTGTGCTTTGATGCCAACAGATAAGGAAAAGAGGAcaatgagaatttttttttctgaaatacttatTCAATTGCTTAAGAAAAGTGTGTGATTTAaatggggaggaggaaaggtTATCTACAGCATCTTCAGCTTAGTAAAAAAGAGGCATTAGTAAACCTGCCAAGAATGTTTGTTTCTGAATAAACAACTGGATAGAGTTCACTTGTAACtgattcctttcttcctctatCTTCAGTTTCTTGATGCTATTGTTCAGAGCACCTGTTGCAATAATACATTTGGCAGTGAGAAATGAGACACCTTTCTGGCAGGTGTTATTTCCATGCTGGAATAAATGGGTGTTTGTTAACTAAGAACTAAATCAGTGGCTCTTCTGCCAAAATTCCACCTGGAAGCTCTGCCCTGTCTGGATGTCAGGCACTTCCACCAGGTGCCATCCTGGTTGTGATGtgtatgcattttaaattggatttttaacttctgttaaTATTTGAAGGACAGTTCCTGTTGGAGCATATCTTCTATAGAGTTCTCTTTTGGTATCCCAAGCCTTGAGTAGCTCATGTTCTCTGCTGTGAgagctgtgattttatttaaacCACAAATAAATAACGCTAGAATCGAATGCTGTATGAATCCTGGTGTATTTCCAGTCCTGCAAAGCTGGATAATCCAAAAACACAGCATAAGGGTTTGAGTGGAACTTAAGAATCACAATAAGAGAACTGGGAGGTGATGCCTCCCAGCTACAGTGCACTCCCTGGTAGCAGCCTGGCACAGCAGATGCCAAAGGGAggccttttcctt
This sequence is a window from Excalfactoria chinensis isolate bCotChi1 chromosome 16, bCotChi1.hap2, whole genome shotgun sequence. Protein-coding genes within it:
- the SART3 gene encoding squamous cell carcinoma antigen recognized by T-cells 3, which encodes MAAAGAEAAVEEEKRVAEGDPESGGDSEDEGDSDSSGDGEDEEKENEAEIQRLEEQLSINAFDYNCHLDLIKLLRQEGELVKLRRARQKMSELFPLTEEIWLDWLKDEIKMASEISEREKVYELFERAVKDYICPEIWLEYAQYSIGGIGQEGGIEKVRSIFERALTAVGLHVTKGTALWEAYREFENAILETAQPAPGSVPSPEQQQMLCSQLERIHTLFRRQLGIPLLDMDTSYAEYEEWSEDPIPETTIKSYKKALQQLEKCKPYEEALLGAEPPKLAEYQAYIDFEMKAGDPARIQLIYERALAENCLVPDLWARYNQYLDRQLKVKELVLSAHDRAVRNCPWTVGLWIQYLLAMERHGVDHCIISDMFEKALNAGFIQATDYVEIWQAYLDYLRRRVDFTQDSSKELEELRSAFARAVEYLKQEVEERFSESGDPSCTIMQNWARVEARLCNNMQKARELWDNIMTKGNAKYANMWLEYYNLERAHGDTQHCRKALHRAVQCTSDYPEHVCEVLLTLERIEGTLEDWDAAVQKTENRLARVNEQRAKAAEKEAALARLEEEKAEQRKQSRAEKKASKKAKKNRIGEKRKADDDDEGEWGQEEEEEQPSKRHKGDGDGLLLEEDMELETGLFGRSGPEKPDHPTNQKEKPSTSRKDVPKVLHDSSKDNITVFVSNLSYNMTDPEVKLKELFESCGEVAQIRPVFSNKGTFRGYCYVEFKDEKSVLQALSLDRKVVEGRPMFVSPCIDKNKNPDFKVFRYSTTLEKHKLFISGLPFSCTKEELEDICKAHGNVKDIRLVTNRAGKPKGLAYVEFENEAQASQAVLKMDGLTIKEHVIKVAISNPPLRKLPDKAEAGRASQFAVPRQIYGARGKGRTQLSMMPRALQRQSNPVAKAENGMVQNSPATSSECTEEPKKMSNADFAKMLLNK